The following are encoded together in the Campylobacter concisus genome:
- a CDS encoding Type 1 glutamine amidotransferase-like domain-containing protein — MANIFLCSYFAEVASKINEVVKFQGKDIVFIDTAAKFEEVNFYVDEAVEILENFGAKLRRLDVSCAKDSAALVSSQDEPSCEDEILSTISQCDIIYVSGGNTFYLLNELRKSRAWQAIKDAVKAGKIYVGESAGAIVAAPDTRYATLMDENSAKTSDFTGLNLVDFCVVPHFGCEPFTQATHEIMEKFGNLYDLRPINNAEFIAL; from the coding sequence ATGGCGAATATTTTTCTTTGCTCTTATTTCGCGGAGGTTGCAAGTAAGATTAATGAAGTGGTAAAATTTCAAGGCAAAGATATTGTTTTTATCGATACGGCAGCAAAATTTGAAGAGGTGAATTTTTACGTAGATGAAGCGGTGGAAATTTTAGAAAATTTTGGTGCGAAGCTAAGACGCCTTGACGTCTCTTGCGCCAAGGATTCGGCAGCGCTAGTATCTAGCCAAGATGAGCCATCTTGTGAAGATGAAATTTTATCTACCATTAGTCAGTGCGATATCATTTACGTTAGCGGCGGAAATACGTTTTATTTGCTTAACGAGCTGCGAAAATCGCGCGCCTGGCAAGCCATAAAAGACGCTGTCAAAGCAGGTAAAATTTACGTCGGCGAGTCGGCGGGAGCGATCGTGGCTGCACCAGATACGAGATATGCTACGCTAATGGATGAAAATAGCGCGAAAACGAGCGATTTTACAGGGTTAAATTTGGTTGATTTTTGCGTCGTGCCGCACTTTGGCTGCGAGCCTTTTACGCAGGCCACGCACGAGATAATGGAGAAATTTGGGAACTTATACGATTTACGACCTATAAATAATGCTGAATTTATTGCGCTTTGA
- the fliS gene encoding flagellar export chaperone FliS: protein MNQSAYSAYAQSSFGGIESPTKLIEMLYDGILKFIFRTKKAIEAGDIEKKVYYINRTNAIFVELLNSLDYSQGDVAHYLSGLYTRQMQLLAMANIQNDVAALNEVTNVVKQLSEAWREVTSGE from the coding sequence ATGAATCAAAGTGCATATAGTGCATACGCACAGTCTAGTTTTGGGGGCATTGAGTCCCCAACTAAATTAATAGAAATGCTTTATGACGGAATTTTAAAATTTATATTTCGTACCAAAAAGGCGATAGAAGCTGGAGATATAGAGAAAAAAGTTTATTATATTAATAGAACAAACGCTATTTTTGTTGAGCTTTTAAATTCGCTTGATTATTCTCAGGGTGATGTAGCTCACTATCTTAGCGGCCTTTATACAAGACAGATGCAGCTTCTTGCTATGGCAAATATTCAAAACGATGTCGCAGCTTTAAATGAAGTAACCAATGTTGTAAAGCAATTATCAGAAGCATGGAGAGAGGTAACATCAGGTGAATAG
- the fliD gene encoding flagellar filament capping protein FliD: MAVGNVTNLGIGTKNSGLNDDLIKKLKEADEAGQIKPLTKRLERNDLKQKDLAALKTLVSNVNVSGKTLGGEALYLKRTTNNAGKSVTASAANGVSVQNFSIDVQKLAQKDTFQSSNFKNASSLVGATNNGSFDVEIDGQKFSISVTRSTTYQDIVDKINDISGGKLQARILNVGGDKSNQIMLQSGNTGATQTIKFSNDTAGVLDKLGWDSTQFQDKDANGTLLTNPDGTPKMTSNFEKNRILKAQDAEFTYNGVNVKRSKNTFNDLRPGISITLNETGKTNVSVSQDTKEVIKAVEEFIKDYNLMTMNLGIATKYDEEKGAGTFQGVSEISSLRSNIGRLVNGQDSEGKALSKYGIVPDKDGQLQLDLNKFNAALSKDPEEIQKFFMGSSKIEPISYMGTSTVSAGALDIKAGDLTINGKSVTFSTTATATAEENALKLQQAINDAGINGVTASLDQSGKRIILKRSDGENIEVKGKAPALTALGMNEATVNSVTKKTDGLFTKLAKMLDGVVGKSGTMVAMQNQLKDENESITKNKESTQKLLDEKYTTMQERFIKYNAIIASLENQFSTLKSMIDAEINSRK; the protein is encoded by the coding sequence ATGGCAGTAGGTAACGTAACAAATTTAGGAATCGGTACAAAAAATAGCGGACTAAATGACGATCTTATCAAAAAGCTAAAAGAAGCAGATGAGGCAGGACAGATCAAGCCTTTAACAAAAAGGCTAGAGAGAAACGACCTAAAACAAAAAGACCTTGCAGCTCTAAAAACTCTAGTTAGCAACGTAAATGTAAGTGGCAAAACACTTGGCGGAGAGGCACTTTATCTAAAAAGAACTACAAATAATGCTGGCAAAAGCGTAACAGCCTCAGCAGCAAATGGCGTTAGCGTTCAAAATTTTAGTATAGATGTGCAAAAACTTGCTCAAAAAGATACATTTCAAAGCTCAAATTTCAAAAACGCTTCAAGCTTAGTAGGTGCAACAAATAACGGCTCTTTTGATGTTGAGATCGATGGACAAAAATTTTCTATTAGCGTAACTAGATCAACCACGTATCAGGATATTGTAGACAAGATAAATGATATCAGTGGCGGTAAATTACAAGCTAGAATTTTAAACGTTGGCGGAGATAAATCAAATCAAATCATGCTTCAATCAGGCAACACTGGTGCAACACAGACTATTAAATTTTCAAATGATACGGCTGGTGTTTTAGATAAGCTTGGCTGGGATAGTACGCAGTTTCAAGATAAAGATGCAAATGGCACTCTACTAACAAATCCTGATGGCACACCAAAGATGACATCAAATTTTGAAAAAAATAGAATTTTAAAGGCACAAGATGCGGAATTTACATATAACGGAGTAAATGTAAAAAGAAGCAAAAATACCTTCAACGACTTAAGACCGGGAATTTCTATTACATTAAACGAAACCGGCAAAACAAACGTAAGCGTCTCTCAGGATACAAAAGAGGTAATAAAAGCGGTTGAAGAATTTATCAAAGACTACAACCTAATGACTATGAACCTTGGCATAGCTACAAAATATGACGAGGAAAAGGGAGCTGGCACTTTCCAAGGCGTTAGCGAAATTTCAAGCTTAAGATCAAACATTGGTCGTCTTGTAAATGGACAAGATAGCGAAGGCAAAGCATTAAGTAAATATGGCATAGTACCTGATAAAGACGGTCAGCTTCAGCTTGATCTAAATAAATTTAACGCAGCTCTTAGCAAAGATCCTGAAGAGATTCAGAAATTTTTCATGGGATCAAGTAAGATCGAGCCAATAAGCTATATGGGAACATCGACCGTTAGTGCTGGAGCACTAGACATAAAAGCTGGCGATCTTACGATAAACGGCAAGTCAGTTACATTTTCAACTACTGCTACTGCCACAGCCGAAGAAAATGCACTAAAACTTCAACAAGCTATAAACGATGCTGGCATCAACGGAGTGACAGCTAGCCTTGATCAAAGCGGCAAAAGGATCATTTTAAAAAGAAGTGATGGTGAAAATATCGAAGTAAAAGGTAAAGCTCCAGCTCTAACAGCTCTAGGTATGAATGAAGCTACTGTAAATTCAGTAACTAAAAAAACAGATGGGCTATTTACAAAGCTAGCTAAAATGCTTGATGGTGTCGTTGGCAAAAGTGGTACGATGGTTGCTATGCAAAATCAGTTAAAAGATGAAAATGAGTCGATCACAAAAAACAAAGAGAGCACACAAAAGCTTTTAGATGAAAAATATACAACAATGCAAGAGCGCTTTATCAAGTATAACGCTATCATCGCAAGCTTAGAAAATCAGTTCTCGACACTAAAATCAATGATCGATGCAGAGATAAATAGCAGAAAATAA
- a CDS encoding FlaG family protein, with the protein MEIFKAAANQVLDTSMSTSAQRQIDSRPIEHSDVKLSADKNNETKDINELDGLSNEELAKRTREVTDRLNYQMQQLDTNVRFAYNEKLNLMVVQVKDAKTGEEITQLPSKEAIRISEYFKESIGILFDKES; encoded by the coding sequence ATGGAAATCTTTAAGGCAGCAGCAAATCAGGTACTAGATACGAGCATGAGCACATCCGCTCAACGTCAAATAGATAGCAGACCTATCGAGCATTCTGATGTTAAATTAAGTGCTGATAAAAACAATGAAACAAAAGACATTAACGAGCTAGACGGACTTAGCAACGAAGAGCTTGCCAAAAGAACAAGAGAGGTCACTGACAGACTAAACTATCAAATGCAGCAGCTCGATACTAATGTAAGATTTGCTTACAATGAGAAGCTAAATTTAATGGTCGTACAAGTAAAAGATGCTAAAACTGGCGAAGAGATAACACAACTTCCAAGCAAAGAAGCTATAAGAATAAGCGAGTATTTCAAGGAAAGTATCGGAATACTTTTTGACAAGGAGAGTTAA
- a CDS encoding ornithine carbamoyltransferase produces MKISFECECILLQKTLLLFCGNLAAHHKDCDFVVSDREIATKKPLFIIGKNAHLSHPFTKMALLDTLEEFYSAMQISKANELNEAKNEKGLEDKISLLIDKFKADLLEILRANQ; encoded by the coding sequence ATGAAAATTTCATTTGAGTGCGAGTGTATTTTACTTCAAAAGACACTACTGCTTTTTTGTGGAAATTTAGCTGCTCATCATAAGGATTGTGATTTTGTAGTGAGTGACCGCGAGATTGCGACAAAAAAACCACTATTTATAATAGGTAAAAATGCTCATCTTTCTCATCCTTTTACCAAAATGGCACTTCTTGATACGCTTGAAGAATTTTACTCAGCTATGCAAATTTCAAAAGCAAATGAGCTAAATGAAGCTAAAAATGAAAAGGGCTTAGAAGATAAAATTTCACTTTTGATAGATAAATTTAAAGCCGATCTTCTTGAAATTCTAAGGGCAAATCAGTGA
- the rsmD gene encoding 16S rRNA (guanine(966)-N(2))-methyltransferase RsmD translates to MKLYTKISSGKFKGKRLELPSLSTTRSTKSIVKESFFNVIRDEIYSLTFIEGFGGSGVMASEAVSNGAREAIAIEKDRAAFKITQSNLASLQSPNLKAINGDSFALLPDLVNSQNGKVLLYLDPPFDIRAGFDDIYEKLVNLISQLKKEKIYMIVFEHNSDFKFSDEISTYKLVKFKKFGATSLSYFQ, encoded by the coding sequence GTGAAGCTTTACACTAAAATCTCAAGTGGTAAATTTAAAGGTAAAAGGCTTGAACTGCCAAGCCTAAGCACAACAAGAAGTACAAAAAGTATCGTAAAAGAGTCCTTTTTTAACGTCATTAGAGATGAAATTTACTCACTTACATTTATAGAGGGTTTTGGTGGAAGTGGCGTGATGGCAAGCGAGGCCGTTAGCAACGGAGCACGTGAGGCTATCGCTATCGAAAAAGATAGGGCTGCTTTTAAGATCACGCAAAGCAACCTTGCAAGCCTGCAAAGTCCAAATTTAAAAGCGATAAATGGCGATAGTTTTGCGCTTTTGCCAGATCTTGTAAATTCGCAAAATGGCAAGGTTTTGCTCTATCTTGATCCGCCATTTGACATAAGAGCCGGCTTTGATGATATCTACGAAAAGCTTGTAAATTTAATCTCACAGCTAAAAAAAGAAAAAATTTACATGATAGTTTTTGAGCACAACAGTGACTTTAAATTTAGCGATGAAATTTCTACATATAAGCTTGTAAAATTTAAAAAATTTGGAGCTACTTCGCTCTCTTACTTCCAATAA
- a CDS encoding flagellar basal body P-ring protein FlgI → MKKFLSFVAASVIATSAFATQIKELASIVGVRDNQLIGYGLVVGLNGTGDGSTSKFTIQSLSNMLQGVNVKINPDDIKSKNAAAVMVTAKLPAFARHGDKLDVVISSIGDAKSLQGGTLLMTPLKGVDGDIYALAQGALSIGGKSMGRSGGNHPTVGSILNGALVEREVTYDIYNQDSIRLSLKDTNFKTALDIQNAINANISDDAAKAIDPRTVIVKKPDDVSIIELASAVLDLDVEYKPDEKIVVDERTGTIVSGINAVVSPVVLTHGAITIKIEPNSYDEAAQNDVNIGSDTSVAPSQNLLKISGEKTTVANVTRALNKLGATPSDIISILENLKRVGAIQVDLEII, encoded by the coding sequence ATGAAAAAATTTTTATCTTTTGTAGCAGCTTCAGTGATAGCTACTTCAGCCTTTGCTACGCAGATAAAAGAGCTTGCAAGCATAGTTGGCGTAAGAGATAATCAGCTAATAGGTTACGGCCTAGTTGTCGGACTAAACGGCACAGGTGATGGCTCAACGTCAAAATTTACGATCCAGTCTTTATCAAACATGCTTCAAGGTGTAAACGTAAAGATAAATCCAGATGATATCAAGTCAAAAAACGCAGCTGCTGTTATGGTAACAGCTAAGCTTCCTGCATTTGCAAGGCATGGCGATAAGCTTGATGTCGTGATCTCATCTATTGGCGATGCAAAAAGTTTGCAAGGTGGTACTCTTCTCATGACACCACTAAAAGGCGTTGATGGTGATATTTACGCTTTGGCTCAGGGTGCTTTAAGCATCGGCGGAAAAAGCATGGGTAGATCAGGTGGCAACCACCCAACCGTTGGCTCTATCCTAAATGGAGCTTTGGTTGAGCGAGAAGTAACTTATGACATTTACAATCAAGATAGCATAAGACTAAGCCTAAAAGATACAAATTTTAAAACTGCTCTTGATATCCAAAATGCTATAAATGCAAATATCTCTGATGATGCCGCAAAGGCGATCGATCCAAGAACGGTTATCGTTAAAAAGCCAGATGATGTTAGTATTATCGAGCTTGCAAGTGCTGTGCTTGATCTTGATGTGGAGTATAAGCCAGATGAGAAGATAGTGGTTGATGAGAGAACTGGCACGATAGTAAGTGGCATAAATGCCGTAGTTAGCCCAGTTGTCTTAACGCATGGTGCAATCACAATAAAAATAGAGCCAAATAGCTACGATGAAGCAGCACAAAATGATGTAAATATAGGAAGCGATACATCTGTCGCACCTAGTCAAAATTTACTTAAAATTTCAGGCGAAAAAACAACCGTTGCAAATGTAACAAGAGCTTTAAATAAGCTTGGAGCAACACCAAGCGATATCATATCGATACTTGAAAATTTAAAGCGAGTTGGTGCGATACAAGTTGATTTGGAGATAATATAA
- a CDS encoding rod-binding protein gives MQIDNTLALNSYNEISANKIKNANAKQDALLKEQTDAFEAFMVKAVLDIALKEDDKNSLYPKAAGSDIYRSMYNDAMSKALSGNLGFSELLYDFLKRDS, from the coding sequence ATGCAAATAGATAACACCTTAGCGCTAAATTCATATAATGAAATTTCGGCAAACAAGATAAAAAATGCAAATGCCAAACAAGATGCACTTTTAAAAGAGCAAACTGACGCTTTTGAAGCATTTATGGTAAAAGCTGTTCTTGATATTGCTTTAAAAGAAGATGATAAGAACTCACTCTATCCAAAAGCCGCTGGCAGCGATATTTACAGGTCTATGTATAATGATGCTATGAGTAAAGCATTGAGTGGAAATCTTGGTTTTTCAGAACTTTTGTACGATTTTTTAAAGAGAGACTCTTAA
- a CDS encoding flagellar biosynthesis anti-sigma factor FlgM, protein MIRPLNQRPNFQANALNKNSDAKVETQSKEVRTNENTKLKEIADAIANGTYQVDISKTARAVADALL, encoded by the coding sequence ATGATAAGGCCTTTGAACCAAAGACCAAATTTTCAGGCAAATGCGCTAAATAAAAATAGCGATGCCAAGGTCGAAACTCAGAGTAAAGAAGTAAGAACAAACGAAAACACAAAGCTAAAAGAGATAGCTGATGCCATAGCAAATGGCACTTATCAGGTTGATATCTCAAAAACGGCTAGGGCTGTGGCTGATGCGTTGCTGTAA
- the flgN gene encoding flagellar export chaperone FlgN: protein MIKKLLDEAIGELDELINLTIQDIANIKEAKHSSVDESVKKKNALVRAFEDTKRALDKELLKVSKESGTTTLASVLDDEVKSKLVLMRSKLENLHKVNKEYARHVVAVKEFFDSLNEKIFGTKTSEYGQDGNSIDNNFYKSRV, encoded by the coding sequence ATGATAAAAAAGCTTTTGGACGAGGCTATAGGCGAGCTTGATGAGCTTATAAATTTAACCATACAAGATATCGCAAATATAAAAGAGGCTAAGCATTCAAGCGTTGATGAGAGTGTAAAGAAAAAAAATGCCTTAGTTCGTGCATTTGAAGATACAAAAAGAGCACTAGATAAAGAGCTTTTAAAGGTATCAAAAGAGAGCGGTACGACTACACTTGCTAGTGTTTTAGACGATGAAGTGAAGTCAAAGCTTGTACTTATGCGTTCAAAGCTTGAAAATTTACATAAAGTTAATAAAGAATATGCAAGACATGTTGTTGCTGTTAAAGAATTTTTTGACTCACTTAATGAAAAAATTTTTGGAACTAAAACAAGTGAATACGGCCAAGATGGAAATAGCATAGATAATAATTTTTATAAATCAAGGGTTTAA
- the flgK gene encoding flagellar hook-associated protein FlgK produces MANIFMSLGTGVSGLNAAQLQISTTGNNIANADSNYYTRQRVVQSASPAMNTVPGGVGTGTQVDTITRLHDEFAYSRLKYSSSNLENTAYKQRILQEATKYFPDLKDNGMVKDIQEYFSAWNNFASNPNAGAQKVNLINKASVLTASINRSSKMLYDMHEKIDETIKININEINSLGRQIANINKQIQRIESGADAGIKINANDLRDKRDELELAMSKLVNTAVYKSDLKSNSRVDTGITDQGKYYNLNIGGVSIVDGVNFHEISMSSTESGRYTKIYYEREDGRRIPMEEKITGGKIGAALDLRGRNYEPDNDKFSDGTIQKYIDNLNTFSKTLITSTNNIYAESAVEISNSDPISYLEGDKTLMNHDNSIRNGSFEAIVYDNKGNVVARKTINVNGTTTMNDTRYGNSIVKDFNSNSDDNKDNNMLNDVDDFFEASYFYDKNTQKGTFSLIPKQAQGLYSISIVDHGTNFPGAVGINRFFSGTDSNSIGINQNFTQDHTKLRAYSKPVIGNNEVANKMIQLQYQKQTFYSSGIALDRDETIEGYYRYLTTDMASDTEANNTIHDTNTSLQKTAEEEFQSTSGVDTNEELTNLIRFQASYGAAAKIITTVDQMLDTLLSLKQ; encoded by the coding sequence ATGGCTAATATTTTTATGTCATTAGGCACGGGTGTTTCAGGACTAAATGCGGCCCAGCTTCAAATAAGTACAACCGGAAATAATATCGCAAACGCTGATAGCAACTACTATACAAGGCAGCGTGTTGTCCAATCCGCATCTCCAGCGATGAATACAGTACCTGGCGGAGTTGGTACAGGCACGCAAGTAGATACTATAACAAGGCTTCATGATGAGTTTGCCTACTCAAGACTAAAATACTCATCGTCAAATTTAGAAAATACAGCCTATAAACAAAGGATTTTGCAAGAAGCTACAAAATATTTTCCTGATCTAAAAGATAATGGAATGGTGAAAGATATTCAGGAGTATTTTTCCGCATGGAATAACTTTGCTTCAAACCCTAATGCAGGTGCTCAGAAAGTAAATTTGATAAATAAAGCAAGTGTATTGACCGCAAGTATCAACCGCTCATCAAAGATGCTTTATGATATGCATGAAAAGATTGATGAAACAATAAAAATAAATATAAATGAGATAAATTCGCTAGGCAGACAAATAGCAAATATTAATAAGCAAATCCAAAGAATAGAATCAGGTGCGGACGCTGGTATAAAAATAAATGCAAATGATCTTCGTGATAAACGTGATGAGCTTGAGCTTGCGATGTCAAAGCTGGTAAATACAGCAGTTTATAAAAGCGATCTAAAGAGCAATTCTAGGGTAGATACAGGAATAACAGATCAAGGAAAATACTACAATCTAAATATCGGCGGTGTAAGTATCGTTGATGGTGTAAATTTTCATGAAATTTCTATGAGTTCAACTGAAAGTGGACGATATACAAAAATTTATTATGAAAGAGAAGATGGCAGAAGAATCCCAATGGAGGAAAAGATTACAGGCGGTAAAATCGGAGCTGCACTTGATCTTAGGGGTCGAAACTACGAGCCAGATAATGATAAATTTAGCGACGGAACGATCCAAAAATACATTGATAATTTAAATACATTTAGTAAAACCTTGATAACAAGTACAAATAATATCTATGCCGAATCCGCAGTTGAAATTTCTAACTCAGATCCGATAAGTTATTTAGAAGGCGATAAAACGTTGATGAATCATGATAATAGTATAAGAAACGGAAGTTTTGAAGCTATTGTTTATGATAACAAAGGCAATGTCGTGGCCAGAAAAACTATAAATGTAAATGGCACGACGACGATGAATGATACAAGATATGGCAACTCTATCGTCAAAGACTTTAACTCAAACTCAGATGACAATAAAGACAATAATATGCTAAATGACGTTGATGACTTTTTTGAGGCGTCATATTTTTATGATAAAAATACTCAAAAAGGTACATTTTCTCTCATTCCAAAACAAGCTCAAGGGCTTTATAGCATATCGATAGTCGATCACGGTACAAATTTTCCAGGCGCTGTTGGCATAAATAGATTTTTTTCAGGTACTGACTCAAATAGTATCGGAATAAATCAAAATTTTACCCAAGACCACACAAAGCTTCGTGCCTACTCAAAGCCAGTTATCGGAAATAATGAAGTTGCAAATAAAATGATCCAGCTTCAGTATCAAAAGCAGACCTTTTACTCAAGTGGCATAGCGCTTGATAGAGATGAGACGATAGAGGGATATTACCGTTATCTTACGACTGACATGGCGAGTGATACAGAGGCAAATAATACTATCCACGATACAAATACATCTTTGCAAAAGACAGCTGAAGAGGAATTTCAATCAACAAGTGGCGTAGATACGAACGAAGAGCTTACAAATTTAATCCGCTTTCAAGCAAGTTATGGCGCGGCGGCAAAGATCATCACAACCGTTGATCAAATGCTAGATACGCTTCTTTCGCTAAAACAATGA
- a CDS encoding TIGR02757 family protein — protein MNELKSLLDSHVLSKNTNLGLFEAPDPLQVATKFKEPNIALICALFAYGNAKMIVKFLNSLNFGLLDESEQNIKKNLSNFKYRFQNENDVREIFITISRLKKEGEIEEILRQGLAKNGEMIDGVNELIKFIYKLNSYRSDGYEFFFGKSFDREPQSPYKRYNMYLRWMVRDSDIDLGLFKNLPKNRLLIPLDVHTHRVSLNLGLINRKSYDFKAVMDLTKKLREFDELDPIKYDFALYRIGQSKELETIVKNLNQ, from the coding sequence ATGAACGAGCTAAAGAGCCTTTTAGACTCACACGTACTTAGTAAAAATACAAATCTGGGGCTGTTTGAAGCCCCAGATCCACTTCAGGTAGCCACTAAATTTAAAGAGCCAAACATAGCGCTCATTTGTGCGTTATTTGCTTATGGTAATGCAAAAATGATAGTGAAATTTCTAAATTCGCTTAATTTTGGTTTGCTTGATGAGAGTGAGCAAAATATCAAGAAAAATTTATCAAATTTTAAATACCGCTTTCAAAATGAAAATGATGTGAGAGAAATTTTTATCACTATCTCACGCCTTAAAAAAGAGGGCGAGATAGAGGAAATTTTACGCCAAGGTCTTGCAAAAAATGGCGAAATGATAGATGGCGTAAATGAGCTTATTAAATTTATATATAAGCTAAATTCTTACCGCTCTGACGGATATGAGTTTTTCTTTGGTAAGAGTTTTGATAGGGAGCCACAAAGCCCATATAAACGCTATAACATGTATCTTCGCTGGATGGTTAGAGATAGCGATATTGACCTTGGACTATTTAAAAATTTGCCAAAAAATAGACTTTTGATACCGCTTGATGTGCATACACATAGAGTTTCTTTAAATTTAGGACTTATAAATAGAAAAAGCTACGATTTCAAAGCAGTCATGGATCTTACAAAAAAACTTAGAGAATTTGACGAGTTAGACCCAATAAAATACGACTTTGCACTTTATAGAATAGGGCAGAGTAAAGAGTTAGAAACTATCGTAAAAAATCTTAATCAATAA
- a CDS encoding superoxide dismutase family protein: MKKIVLLSAVLGTLLFAHEGHHFDAKAGEHLVIPVNELSEKGDKSVGEVVAVKTNYGVAFFPNLKGLTAGLHGFHIHENADCGATEKGLGMKAGGHWDPAGTKMHSFAWDDKGHKGDLPALYVDAEGNANYPVLAPKIKSLDELKGHSLMVHVGGDNHSDNPKALGGGGARMLCGVIK; encoded by the coding sequence ATGAAAAAAATCGTTTTACTAAGTGCAGTTTTAGGAACTTTGCTTTTTGCTCACGAAGGTCATCACTTTGATGCGAAAGCTGGAGAGCATCTAGTTATACCTGTTAATGAGTTAAGCGAGAAGGGCGATAAGAGTGTCGGCGAAGTAGTAGCTGTTAAGACAAACTATGGCGTTGCATTTTTTCCAAATTTAAAAGGACTTACTGCAGGACTACACGGCTTTCACATCCATGAAAATGCTGACTGTGGTGCGACTGAAAAAGGCCTTGGTATGAAAGCAGGCGGCCACTGGGATCCAGCTGGTACAAAAATGCACTCTTTTGCCTGGGATGATAAAGGTCACAAAGGCGATTTGCCAGCACTTTACGTAGATGCTGAGGGCAATGCGAACTATCCAGTGCTAGCCCCAAAGATAAAAAGTCTTGACGAGCTAAAAGGTCACTCATTAATGGTTCATGTTGGTGGTGATAATCACAGCGACAATCCAAAAGCACTTGGCGGTGGCGGTGCTAGAATGCTTTGTGGCGTTATTAAGTAA
- a CDS encoding TSUP family transporter has protein sequence MDFDLLSYVVFFIAAFLGGFIDSIAGGGGLITLPAIMAMGVPPHLALGTNKLQGVFGSFTATLNFTKRGLINYKECFVGIIFTFIGAIIGAVVILFLNTNFLKIIIPFLLIAIFIYTLFMPKVGENDRAAKMNEKLFYVVFGLMLGFYDGFFGPGTGSFWTFAIVALIGLNLKKAVAHTKLLNFTSNIVALGIFIAGGQMLWAVGLLMAVGQILGAYFGSNLVIKKEVKFIRTMFLVVVAVTICKLIFDYFRV, from the coding sequence ATGGATTTTGATCTACTTAGTTATGTCGTTTTTTTTATAGCTGCGTTTTTAGGTGGTTTTATTGATTCTATCGCTGGTGGAGGTGGGCTTATAACGCTTCCAGCTATTATGGCGATGGGCGTGCCACCACACCTTGCACTTGGTACAAATAAGCTTCAAGGTGTCTTTGGTAGCTTTACAGCGACTTTAAATTTCACAAAACGGGGATTAATTAATTATAAAGAGTGCTTTGTAGGTATCATCTTTACTTTTATTGGAGCTATCATCGGAGCGGTGGTTATCCTATTTTTAAATACAAATTTTTTAAAGATAATTATCCCATTTTTACTGATTGCTATTTTTATCTATACGCTTTTTATGCCAAAAGTCGGCGAAAATGATAGAGCTGCAAAGATGAATGAAAAACTATTTTATGTAGTTTTTGGACTAATGCTTGGCTTTTATGATGGTTTTTTTGGTCCAGGAACAGGCTCTTTTTGGACATTTGCGATAGTGGCATTAATTGGGCTAAATTTAAAAAAAGCTGTAGCTCATACGAAACTCTTAAATTTTACTAGCAATATCGTTGCTCTTGGCATTTTTATAGCCGGTGGACAGATGCTTTGGGCTGTTGGACTTTTGATGGCAGTTGGTCAAATTTTAGGCGCATATTTTGGATCAAATCTTGTCATTAAAAAAGAGGTAAAATTTATTAGAACAATGTTTCTAGTGGTAGTAGCAGTGACCATTTGTAAATTGATTTTCGATTATTTCAGAGTTTAA